GTGCTAAGACCGACAGAGGGTACTGCCTCAGTAGTGGGCTACGATGTAGTCAAGCAAGCTAATGAGGTAAGGAAGATTATAGGCGTTGTGCCTCAAGAGTACACGGCTGATGAGGACTTGACTGGGTATGAGAACATAATGCTATGCGCAGACCTCTACGGCATCCCTCGTGACGTGGCAAAGAAACGAGCACTAGAGCTACTGGACCTAGTAGACCTATTGGACTTCAAGGACAAGAGAGTTGAGACATACTCTGGTGGAATGCGGAGGAGACTTGAACTTGCATGCGGTCTAATCAATAGACCGAGGGTCCTCTTTCTAGACGAACCAACCTTGGGTCTAGATGTGCATACGCGAGCAGCCATATGGGATTACATAAAGCGCTTGAAGGAAGAGTATAACATGACGATATTCATGACTACACACTACTTAGAGGAGGCCGATGCTCTATGCGATAGAATAGCAATAATAGATCGCGGCAAGATAGTCGCCATGGGTTCTCCAGATGAGCTAAAGAATAGCTTGGGTGGAGACGTAATAACATTAGTGATAAAGGAGAACGTTGATGCAACCGAGGCAATTAAGAGCGTTGAGAACGTTAAGGATGTAAAGTACGAGAATGGAGTCTATAGAATCAAGGTTAAGGATGGAGAAGTAACAGCACCATTAATAATTGATGCCCTACGCAAAAGAGGATGCACTGTAACCAGGTTTTCGCTCACAAAACCAACGCTTAACGAGGCCTTCTTAGAGTACACTGGTAGAAGTCTTCGCGACGTTGAAGAGTCTAAGGAGTCCTTCATAGCCCATCGAATAACTTTAATGAGGGCTCGTGGTAGGTGAGCTTAATGGACGTGATAAATGAATATCGACCTAGTCTCATAAGAGGATTGAGAGCGCTCCTTCATCGAGAATTAAAGAAGTGGCTCAAGGATCCAGTCATGGTGGTGATGTTCGTACTTCAACCTCTCATCTGGATGGGGCTTCTAGGTAAGTCATTGAACATAGGGGGCTTATTCTCAAGAAACATCATAGACCTATCGCAGGTGATAAGCCTACCACAGGTAGTTCCCATTCCAAGTGATGTCATAATCGATCCACCGGGGCTTCAAGTAGTGCTTCTTAATGGTACGAAGCTCTCGCAAGTAATGTTAGCTAACCTAAACTCAACGATTTCCAGCTTAAGTTCGATGGTCATGCAAAGCGCCTTCGGCGTTACAGACTACTTCAGCTTCATGTCCGTTGGTATGATATCCATGATAGTCGTGACCACCACCATGTTCAGCGGAGTATCCATAGTCTGGGATCGCCGCCTAGGATTCTTAGGTAAAGTCTTATCAACCCCAGTTTCACGAGCAGCCATCATATTCTCTAAGGTGTTAAACGCAACCTTAAGAGCTATGTTTCAAGCAACAGTCATCTTGATGCTAGCTTACCTGCTAGGACTGCAGCTGAGCCCATCGTTCACTCCGATAAACCTCTTAGGGATTTATGCAGCAATATTCCTATTGAGTGTAGGGCTATCATCAATATTCATAGCTTTCTCGATAAGATCAACCAAGATGGAGAGACCGATTCAGTTCATAACCTTGGTAACAATGCCTTTGATGTTCTCTAGCAATATATTCTTCCCAATTAAGCTCATGCCGGAGTGGTTACAGATTATAGCTAGCATAAACCCACTCACGTACTTGACGGACGCTATCAGGTATCTGACCATATTGCCCATGGATCTTTCAGCCGTGATGATTGACTTCCTGTATTTAGGTCTATTTGCGTCGATATTCTCGACCATCGGCATGATACTATCATGGCGATACCTGACGATGTAAGTGTCAGATGAGGCGTTAACAGTGATCGTGATTTGGTCGCAAGAAGGAGATCCCCATAGCCTTTAAAGTACGTCTTGACATTTAAAAGGTTGGAGTGTCAGTATCTGAGTTCTAGGCGTCAGAGAAGAGTCCTTCACGCTATTGAGTTGAGCAAGCCTATGTCCAAGATTGAAGAACCAAATTATAAAAATCTATGTATTGGATGACGGTGGTTATGACGGCTTTAATGGTGGGGCCAATAATCCTGACGATCATCACTGGTCGAAACATTCTAACATCCATGGTGATAGGCGCGTTGTTAGGTATGATCTCTGAGCTACTTAAGAATACGAAGTAGCTATGTTCTAGCTGTGAACTTCGTCAACTCAGCAAGTGTTGAGGAGTGATCTTATATTAGTGGGGTTGCAGTTATGAGGTTATCAAGTAATACTCTGGCGATTCTAGACATCAGGCTACTTAAGAGGCTACTTAAGAGGAAGCTATATCTATCACGAGGTTCTGAGTTCAAAGCCGTCCATTATTAGGGGAGGCGAAAAGCGAGGTCTACTACTAATTTAATTTCGTTAAGCTCACTAAGCCTAGGACCATTAACTTAGATGTTTTACGTAGGTTTAAGAGCGTTAATATGTGGAAAGGGATGCTCGAGGTTCCTTCCATCAAGGAGGAGAGAGGTTATGAGGATTTTTGGAACATTTTTAGAGACAGGTCTTGAAAGCAAGTGTCTCAAAGAGTTAAGCACCTGCATCGAAGAGCTTGTTAAGACGTTGAAGAGCGTGAGTCTATAAGACGCGGTTCTTGGTCATAATGGTTGTTTCACAAATTTACTTCAACAACCTTACTTTATTGTC
The sequence above is drawn from the Candidatus Nezhaarchaeota archaeon genome and encodes:
- a CDS encoding ATP-binding cassette domain-containing protein; translated protein: MKEVVIRAENLTKIFNRSIIAVDHISFNVWKGEIFGFLGPNGAGKTTTINMLITVLRPTEGTASVVGYDVVKQANEVRKIIGVVPQEYTADEDLTGYENIMLCADLYGIPRDVAKKRALELLDLVDLLDFKDKRVETYSGGMRRRLELACGLINRPRVLFLDEPTLGLDVHTRAAIWDYIKRLKEEYNMTIFMTTHYLEEADALCDRIAIIDRGKIVAMGSPDELKNSLGGDVITLVIKENVDATEAIKSVENVKDVKYENGVYRIKVKDGEVTAPLIIDALRKRGCTVTRFSLTKPTLNEAFLEYTGRSLRDVEESKESFIAHRITLMRARGR
- a CDS encoding ABC transporter permease, with amino-acid sequence MDVINEYRPSLIRGLRALLHRELKKWLKDPVMVVMFVLQPLIWMGLLGKSLNIGGLFSRNIIDLSQVISLPQVVPIPSDVIIDPPGLQVVLLNGTKLSQVMLANLNSTISSLSSMVMQSAFGVTDYFSFMSVGMISMIVVTTTMFSGVSIVWDRRLGFLGKVLSTPVSRAAIIFSKVLNATLRAMFQATVILMLAYLLGLQLSPSFTPINLLGIYAAIFLLSVGLSSIFIAFSIRSTKMERPIQFITLVTMPLMFSSNIFFPIKLMPEWLQIIASINPLTYLTDAIRYLTILPMDLSAVMIDFLYLGLFASIFSTIGMILSWRYLTM